A stretch of DNA from Arachis hypogaea cultivar Tifrunner chromosome 19, arahy.Tifrunner.gnm2.J5K5, whole genome shotgun sequence:
AGTTAATAATTCCTTAAATTCGTCCCTGAAATTGCACTCCGTAACTCATAGTAGTCCTTGAAAAATTTTCCGTTCGTCGGAATCTTAAAAAGACGTCGTTttgagaagtaaaaaaaaaattgaaaacgatgtaattttgtgtttatttaaaaaaaaaaaaaagaaaagaaagtaaaacaaaaacACGCTAAACCCCACGTCACCACCCCTTCCCCGAGCCTTCTCTTTCCCTTTCCcaacccttccccttccccttccccaatCTGCCCTTTCCCTTCCCCTTCTCTCCCTCACAAGCAAGCTTTCCCCAACCCTCTCTGTCGCCGGCCTCCATTTCGGTGCCGCGCCAATCGTCCCTCCCTAACTGTTTTTCACGTTCCCAATCTGCTTCTTCGCACCACCACGAGATCGAGGTGCTCTCCGACCTCGCCGTCCAGATTTCACACTTTCTCACTATTTTCAAGTGCTCTGTCAACCGCCCCCAACCCTCCGTCGCCGACGTCTGCGCTCTCGAGCCCGCCGCACTCGTCGGCCCTCCCTATTTGTCACCGTTTGCTCTCTGTCTCCCTCTGCATCCTTCTTCTCTGCTCTGCGGCAAAGgtgagtttttttaaatttttttagttattgaatcattattgtttaatattttggaTGATTATTGCTGCTCATGATTGTGTTTTAATGTAGTTGCCATGgttgattttttgttatttttgattCTGTAATTGTTGATGTTTTTTTGTGATTGTTGTTTTTGATCGGTTGATTGATGCTGGTTATTTAGGTTAATTGATCCTTTCTAATTGTTGTTGGttcttttttgtgattttttgtaaTTGTTAGTTTTTTCAATTCTGTGATTTTTGTTGGTTTCTgaagatgttgttgttgttgcttgtatgaaattgaagaagaagaagaacatcaGTGAAGAAGAGAATTGGTGAAGATAAGGAttagtttttttaataaatataaaacgacgtcgtattgggtattattttttttaataaatacaaaacgaCGTTGTTTCAGTCCAGCTCAGTTTTTCGTTAGCAAGGATGGACGAAAATTATTTCAAGGACTATTATGAGTCCCGAAGTGCAAtttcagggacgaatttgagGAATTATTAACTTCGGGGATTACTTTGAGgctcgagtgcaacttcagggactactttgagacTTATCTCTACTTTACTCCAATAAAAAAACCTAGTACCCACAAGAACTGCGTAACACGCACAACTCTCACTCTCAATCTGCCGTTGATGTCTTTGCGTCTCCGTGCGTCGTCCTCTGCCACGTCTCCTTTTTCTTTGCCGCCGAACAGCTGACTGCactcctcttcttggtgctttcaTTGCTGAGACTTTTGCCGGCAGTTTTTGGACCACCGTTCTTGGTTCTATCATGTGTGAACTGGTATATCATCATCTCCCTTTTAATGTTTGTTTTCTTTCTAATCGATTTAGTGAGTATTCTCTGATATTCAATTTGGTCTTGAACTTGGACAAatagggctggcaatgggtatCATAGGGTAGGATTTAAACTCTACCTTAACCCTATTCATAGgttaaaaactttttttaaattttaccctATCTTATTCGCAGGTTgagaactcttttttttttttttttttttttgtaataatatggGGTACTAGCCCAAAAGCAAAAAGACTACACAAAAATAGTATGAGAGATAGAGACTCCCGTTAAAGTCATCAATAAGCAAGCTCTGAAGATCTGAAGGAGGCAAGTCTATAAAACTATAACCTGGTAATGTGGGCACACCGATTTGCCTCCCTATAAACATGTCTAAATATAATCTCCCAAAGTCGCTTCATCCACTCTGCTATCTTTCGGATTATATGGCTGTGGCCGTGGCTATCACTAGGGTTTCTCTTAATGTACATAATTGCATTTAGAGAATCCAACTCTACTATAACCCTTCTCATCCCTAGACTCCATGCTGTCTGTAAATTCTATCcgcaccctaaaattctaaattctactCTATCCGACCCTACCcgcataaataattttttttaaataaatgtaaaattcaaccattccaaatttcatacatattaataaaatagaaaataaaaaactaagttcaaattaaaattaaaaataataaaatcttaaagaaatccaacataaaattacaaataatatgatcatcaactaGTTTAGTgattatttcaagtttttataaAAAGAAGATTGTGAGTACAAGACTTACTTTCTTCACTACATGtataacttttacatatatattatataatatattaagggtgcatatagggtagggtaggatataccctaaacccgtaccctaccctaaCCGCAGGCAAATTTGCACCCTATCTTACTCTATCCGCAGCGGATAGGGTAGACAACCCTAATCGAACGGGTTGGTTTGGATTGagtacccgcgggtagggtatatATTGCCAGCCCTATGAAAGAGTCTTAATCTGGTCTTAAAGTTTTAATTTCTAAACTTTGTGAACATGACTCATGTCCTAAAACGCGAATAGTTGGATGCACTAGGTAAAACCACATTTTGGTCAAAAAACAAAAATGTTTATGAGTTGGAAGTTGCCAGAAAAATTGTTCTAGGACTAATGCCATTCATGTTTATAAAGTTTAGAGACTAAATAGTATGCTTCTAAAAATTGGATCAGACCAGTCGGTCAAACTAATTCAACCGAAAACTGGTAATAAAAATTATTCGGTTCGCTGATAATAAAAATTGTTCTAGGAACCGGCCGGTTCTTGATAAACGGCGCCGTTTTcattttttaggaaaaaaaaaccCAACGTTCAGCCTCACTCACTCACCCCCCCCCAACCCACCCACACAACACCCCTGTGTTCGTGATCACTATCCCTCTGAACCCTGAAGCAAAGTTCAAAATCACCAAACCTAAACCCTATCCCTGCAACGGTTCTGCCGCCGCCGTCTGTGCTGTCGGCGCCTCCGCGGCTTCCTCCTTCCCGCTGTCCCGAGCCCAGGCCCTGTCTTGTAGCTCGGCGTCCTCCTTCCCCCTGTTCCCGTCCTGCCTGGCTTCTCTGTTCGAGGCTTGGAGCAGCTCGCCGCCGTGTCTCCGGTCGCCGTCGTCTCGCCGGTCGCCGTCCGTGTATCCGTCGAAGGTTAGTGGCACTTCACTTCTTCTAGTTCTAGCCATTCAAATCCATTTTATATATGGGGTCTTTGATTCTAAACATCTGCCATTGGAACACCACATAAAACAAAATCCAAACACCTGATTAAAACAATAAACGATTTAAAAAACTGAAATTTAGAAACTTAGAAAAAAATACTCACAGTTTGCTGCATGAAGTAACCCTTAGTAGCTGGGTCAGGGGTAGCAGTAAGACCAGGGTTGTTAGTTGGTAACTCCTTCGGTTCCAAAGCCATTGAGAACAGACGAAACCCACTGAAtttctgcaacaaaagaaaagggaaaaatgaGGTTAGCGCTTAGAGCTTAGGGCattgaaggattggatgaaaaagATGAAACTTTTGGAACCTTTGGTTTGTGGGTATGTGAGAGTTGGAAAGGGATTGAATTGGGAGAGAGGAAAAATTGGGGTTTGGCGATGAATCGGTACATAAAATTGTACCAAATTTGTCAGTAACAACTCTTTTGGGGAGTTCTactatttgaagttgaaatttaagTTTTTGTGGCAATCCTCTTCTCATGctgttaaattatataattactcATCATATTCCAGTAAGATTTTGTGGCCACTGGATGTACTAAAACATTTACAGTGATACTACTACCATGCCTTCTCTGTTCGACTTCACTAGCTAGTAGCTACCTTTTCATGTTATTATTACTCAACATTTGTAAATAATTGTAATGCAAACAGGGCTTCATTGAActgtaaattatatttaattgatTGTTTTGGGGGGCTAAAAGGTTAAAGTTCTTACTTATTAGTTGATGTATGTAGTTAGTTATAATAATTTTGACAGCTTTATATTATGTAACTCTGTCAACTAACTTTTGGTTTATGTGAAAACCGGTCTCACGTTTGGTTTTTCATCATTTCTTGGAATATACGTTTAGAATTTTTTGGTTTTACTTGCTTTGAATCTGATGTGGAATTACTGTATTGAGAGGATTAAAGTTTTGTTTTCTAAAACCAACCAAAAAAGTAGTGTTGTTATGGTTTTTCGATCTTAaggatttttatgaaaatattgtgTTTGACCGTAGTAGGaataataattattcaaaacCATTCAAagttttgagtttgtattttgataagatcatatagatttggttgatggtattttatgtagtgttttaaatttggaagatattttaagatttatattagactataattatattttagaatgtttgtttataatttatttattattttattctaaaatagtttttccggttgaaccaccggttggaccaatgaaccagtgactagagtggttgatgaccggtccggttctcagaaccttgCTAAATAGAGACTATTGAAATTTCAGAACTAAATTGAAATTTGCATGCAAGCTTAGGTTCCAAATTGAGTTTTAAGTATTATCTCGTATTCTCTCTGCAatgtttccttttttcttttaatatgccACAAACTTAGGTTTAGTTTAaaatcaatatgtataaataaacatattaaaaaacaAAGTGGAGATTTAGGTCCATAGATTGTAATGATGtatcttttataaaattaaaccaattacACGATGATACATTATAAAGTTTAATTGAAACAAATTTCATATAGAATGTATATGCATTGATTTAATGATACACTAAATTTTCAATGAACTGTTGATTCCTGCTATTGCTAAATGTCTATTGTTCTACTAATtccatgtttttgaattttggctACTAAATCACATCATTTAGCCTCTTACATTACTGAATAGAACATTTCAGTTGATGTTTCATAATGAGTGTCCTTTTGCATCTTTTGAtatattgaaaaatatatttatgttagTGTAGCCACTTTGCTCACTTAATATGATTTGGATGGATGAAATTGATAATCACGATGTAAGTTAGTAATAATAAGAAACAGTGTTTGTGTTATAATATGTAGTTTGGCTATTCATGGTATATGAGCATTGGTTGTTAGTGCTTGATTCAATGGGGAGCAGAAAAGTGTTTGAAACAAATGGGTGTGTCTATGAAAGCTAGTAAGTGATTGCTGAATAGTGAATAGTGCTTCGCTTTGAGCTTCCAAGAGATGTGAGGGAAAGAGGGAAAAGAGGAGTGAAGTGTGGTGCTTTACTTGCACACACACAACTCACACTACACTGGGAATTGAATTTGGTGTTCAGAAGATGTCATTTGTCAATTTTGTGATCTATATAATTAATTTCCTAAGCTTGAGTTTTCCAGCATGACATTGTTGGGCAAAATTCCTCAGGAGAATACATGGAGTTTGGCGTTAATGTGTTATATATAGTGATTGTACAAGTAGAATTTGTGGGAATGGTTGCTTTATTAACTAAGAATTTAAATATGTTAGCATGACTTGAGAGGactaaaataggaaaatataagGTATTGATTCTTTTGCCTATTCAAATATTTTGTACAATGACTTTGatataatttttgtattaataTTAGTGGATTATGGTTAGCGACTTACTATCTATGGAACAGTGTTGATTTTAACATGTATGGTTTTCTGTCTCTATGCCTATACTTGCTCATTAAGGTTCTTTTAAGAATGTCTATATTGTTGAtaatcttttgaacataattagtGACATCTTAATGCAGTTAAAGCTAATGTTTACCTAACAAGTATTTGTTTTGCACAGTTCAAGTGGCATCTTCGCAAGAAAGCAGCACGAGTTATCTACTTACAGTTTGCCCTGCAGAAACATGCCCTAATTGAACAACTACATGACAAACAAGAGCAGGTTTGCACTTTCATGCTTACTCCAATATGTTTTAAGTGGGGAAATATGATTTCAATTATTTTCTTTTCCTATCTAATTTTCTAACTTGTAACCTTCTCATGAAGATAAAAGAATGGCTTCACAACTGGGTTGGAGAAGATAGAAAAACGATCCGAAATTAATGATTAACGATCAAACAAAAATTGAATTTAAGATTTCAAATCTTCCGGTAGGGGGTGAAGAaacaaatgcaaaaaaaaaatgatgatggtGAGCAGTATTCCAAAGAGTGACGATTATGTATTCACGGTAGTATAATAGACTAATTAATTGTTATAATATTgagataattaaataattaattagtctAATGTTATTTGGTATTCTATTGCCTctttttgttctctttgttttcagTTCTCATCTAAATTTCATGAGACCCTGACACAGTGAGAATGCCTGCAATTTGGAGCAGCAGAACAATGGCATTTACACGATCTTCCAAAacattcttcttctccttcaaccttcttcaaaggcGAACCTGTTCTTCCAGCACATCACAACCCCAACCCCAACCCTTCAATGCCGAAACCATCTGCAGAATCCTATCCGCCAATCCAACTTCCACCGTCGACGCCTCCCTCGCCAACATTCCCGTGCAAATGTCGCCAGACCTTGCGGTTGATGTCCTGAAGAAGCTCAGCAATGCCGGTGTACTTGCCCTCTCGTTCTTTCGTTGGGTCGAGAAGCAACAAGGGTTCAAGCACACCACTGAGAGCTTCCACGAGTTGATCGAGTCACTTGGTAAGATCAGACAGTTCAAGATGATTTGGACTTTGCTTGCTGAAATGAACCGCAAAAAATTGCTGACCAGAGAAACATTTTCGCTCGTTTCTCGAAGGTACGCGAGGGCAAGGAAGGTCAAGGAAGCAGTGGAGGCATTCGAGAAGATGGAACAGTATGGGATGAAGCCACAGGTCTCGGATTTTAACCGTTTGATCGATGTTCTATGCAAGTCCAAGAGTGTTGAGAAAGCACAcgaggtgtttgataaaatgcggATGAGAAAAATTGTGCCTGATTTGAAGACATACACTATTTTGTTGGAAGGTTGGGGTACCCAAGGGAACTTGTTGAGGGTGGATGAGATTCGTAGGGAGATGGAGAGTGAAGGTTTTGAGCCTGATGTAGTCACATATGGCATTGTCATGAACGCATATTGCAAGGCAAAGAAGTATGATAGTGCTGTCGGGTTCTACCATGAGATGGTGGAGAAGGGTGTTAGGCCTAGTCCACACATATATTGTACTTTGATTAATGGGTTGGGTTCTGATAAGAGATTACATGAAGCTCTTCAGTTCTTTGAGATGTCCAAGGCCAGTGGTTTCCCCCCGGAGGGGCCGACTTACAACGCTGTTGTCGGGGCTTATTGCTGGTCGACAAAGATGGAGGATGCCTATCGGGTGGTTGGAGAGATGAAGGAATTGGGGATTGGTCCAACTTCGAGAACATATGACATAATACTGCACCACCTGATAAAGGCTCAGAGAAACCAAGAAGCTTATTTGATTTTCCGGCGAATGAGTAGCGAGTTTGGGTGTGAGCCGAGTGTGAGCACATATGAGATCATGGTGAGGATGTTCTGCAATGAAGGGAGATTGGAGATGGCAATGGAAGTTTGGGATCAGATGAAATCCAAGGGAATCCTTCCTGGAATGCATATGTTCTCGAGTTTGATCGGTTCCTTGTGCAATGAAAGCAAGGTAGATGAAGCTTGTAGGTACTTTCAGGAAATGCTGGATATGGGGATTCGCCCTCCTGCACAATTGTTTAGTTCCTTCAAGCAAGCTCTAATTTACGAAGGGATGGAAAATACTGCCATACATTTTGCAGTGAAACTTGATAAACTGAGAAAAACTCCATTAATTGCTTGATGACACAAAAGGCTAATATATTCTAAAGTTTAATATTACATTATTATCTCATTGTATTGCTTGGGTAATGTCTTTAATCATATAGCATATGCTCTAA
This window harbors:
- the LOC112775571 gene encoding uncharacterized protein isoform X2 codes for the protein MPAIWSSRTMAFTRSSKTFFFSFNLLQRRTCSSSTSQPQPQPFNAETICRILSANPTSTVDASLANIPVQMSPDLAVDVLKKLSNAGVLALSFFRWVEKQQGFKHTTESFHELIESLGKIRQFKMIWTLLAEMNRKKLLTRETFSLVSRRYARARKVKEAVEAFEKMEQYGMKPQVSDFNRLIDVLCKSKSVEKAHEVFDKMRMRKIVPDLKTYTILLEGWGTQGNLLRVDEIRREMESEGFEPDVVTYGIVMNAYCKAKKYDSAVGFYHEMVEKGVRPSPHIYCTLINGLGSDKRLHEALQFFEMSKASGFPPEGPTYNAVVGAYCWSTKMEDAYRVVGEMKELGIGPTSRTYDIILHHLIKAQRNQEAYLIFRRMSSEFGCEPSVSTYEIMVRMFCNEGRLEMAMEVWDQMKSKGILPGMHMFSSLIGSLCNESKVDEACRYFQEMLDMGIRPPAQLFSSFKQALIYEGMENTAIHFAVKLDKLRKTPLIA
- the LOC112775571 gene encoding uncharacterized protein isoform X1, whose amino-acid sequence is MQKKNDDVRMPAIWSSRTMAFTRSSKTFFFSFNLLQRRTCSSSTSQPQPQPFNAETICRILSANPTSTVDASLANIPVQMSPDLAVDVLKKLSNAGVLALSFFRWVEKQQGFKHTTESFHELIESLGKIRQFKMIWTLLAEMNRKKLLTRETFSLVSRRYARARKVKEAVEAFEKMEQYGMKPQVSDFNRLIDVLCKSKSVEKAHEVFDKMRMRKIVPDLKTYTILLEGWGTQGNLLRVDEIRREMESEGFEPDVVTYGIVMNAYCKAKKYDSAVGFYHEMVEKGVRPSPHIYCTLINGLGSDKRLHEALQFFEMSKASGFPPEGPTYNAVVGAYCWSTKMEDAYRVVGEMKELGIGPTSRTYDIILHHLIKAQRNQEAYLIFRRMSSEFGCEPSVSTYEIMVRMFCNEGRLEMAMEVWDQMKSKGILPGMHMFSSLIGSLCNESKVDEACRYFQEMLDMGIRPPAQLFSSFKQALIYEGMENTAIHFAVKLDKLRKTPLIA